CCCGAACCGGAAGCACTGCGGGGAACTGGGTAATCGGCGGCAACCTCAGCGTGGGCGATGGCACCATATACCTCGGAAGCGGAGGCGGACCGTACGGCACCACCGCTGTGGCCGGAAACCTCAATGTATCCGGTGGCAGCCTCAATATGGACCAAACGACAGGAAGTGTCTCCGTGACCGGAGATCTCAATGTTTCCGGCGGATCGTATGACATGGCGCAAACATCCGGGGGCGTCAGCATTACCGGAAACCTGAACATCAGCGGAGGTAATTACACCATGAATCAGGCAACGGCGGCTACTACCGTCTCAGGAAATGTAACCGTATCTTCGGGAACACTAGCGCTTTCCACCGTGTCCGGTGGTGATGTCAATGTGGCGGGCGACTGGACTATCGGAGCATCAGCGACACAAACCAATAACGGCCGGGCAGTCACCTTCAATGGATCAGCCGGGAACCAGTCAATTACAAAAACCGGCGGCGGCATCGTGTATTTCGACTACCTCATCATTAATAAATCCACCGGAAATGCCGTAGTGAATGCCACTACCGACATCACCATCAACAGCAGCTCCGGAAACGTCCTGCAGCTTCTAAATACAGGAAGCCTCGACCTGAACGGGCGTTCCCTTACGCTCAACAATGCCGGAGGGGGAATATACGTATCGGGAGGTGCCCGCAGCATCACGTCCGCTGCGACAGCCCAGGTCAACATCAACGCGAATAAGTCAGTGTATTATAACAACTCGGGTACCGACACCCTGACTTTTGGAAACCTGCTGACCGTGCACGTAACCAATGCAGCGATGGACTTCGGCTCGGGAAATACCTACATCAACGGGACGCTGCAACTCAACGCTGGCGGTGGTGTGAACAGCCCGCCGGTCTATGGTGCCGGTTCCACGCTGAGATACTGGTATAACGGTTCGAACAGTGTGTACGGCCGCTACAACGAATGGAACGCCAACGGAGCGGGGACAATCGGCACGACCAAAGGATACCCGAACAATGTACAAATCAGCAACACGACCATACTGGATCTCGGAGCCAATGGCGGTGCCGCTACAGCAAGGGCTTTAGCCGGAAACCTGACAATCGATGACGGCGCCGAAATGCGTATGAGTGGCAGCAGCGCCATGTCACAACCCCTGACGATTGGTGGCGACCTGATTCTGGGTCAAGGGGGATCGGCGACAATGAACCTTTCCGGGACGAGTGGTGGTGACCTTAAAGTCGGCGGCAACATCAGCTTTACCGGAACATATAATTTCAATGCGAACAACAGGGCGGTATATTTTACTAAAAACGGTACGCAGACAATCACAGCACCTGTAGCAAGGCCTTCAACTTTCAACTACATCTTCTTCCAGCCCGCCACAGGCAGTACGACGCTGCAACTTGTAGGGGCGGATATGACCCTTGCTCCGACTTCCACGGGCAGCTTGCTTAACTTTAACAGTGCGGCTGACGTGTTTGACCTCAACGGCAGGACGCTTACACTTGGGAATGCCGGCATCAATAACGGCATCAGCGGATTGGGAACCTTTAAAGGAAGCGCGTCATCAAACCTGACATTACTGGGAATGGGCAGCGTTGGGACACTTCGGTTTACATCCGGTTCGCAAACGCTTGGTACCTTAACCATGAGCAGGCAAAACGGCGTTGTGGGTGCCGTATTGGGATCTGATCTGGCTGTCAATACCGCTTTGGTACTGACCAATGGGTTAATTGACCTTGCCTCATTTAACCTGACGTTGGCCTCTGCAGCAACCGTGACGGGCGGCTCATCCAACAGCTTTGCCATCGCGGACGGCGGTGGTGAATTCAGGAAAAGCTACGCCGCAACGGGATCATTTACATACCCTGTTGGAGACAATACCGTAATTGCAGAGTACAGTCCGGCCACATTAAACTTCACTGCCGGCAGTTTCACCAGTGCCTACGCAGGAGTGAAAGTCGTTGATGCAAAGCACCCGAACAATAGTGCGCCGACGAATTATATCTCCCGTTACTGGGCGGTATCGGCATCCGGGATTACTTCACCAACCTATAATTTTTCGGGCCAGTACATTGGGTCCGGTTCTGATATTAACGGAACGGAAACCTCTTGTGATTCCGGACGTTGGGACGGCAGCGCTTGGATACTCGGAAGTACCCTCGCTTCAAATACGGTCTCTGTCACCGGGCTGACGACACTGCCTGCGACAAACCACTTCACGGGTGGAAACCCATTGTCACCACCTGAAATCGATGTTTTGGGTAACAGCGTTTCGATTGCCAATGGTGACAGTACACCCTCTGCGGCCGACCATACCGATTTCGGCAGCGTGACTTATGGCGGTACCGTAGTGCGTACCTACACCATAAAAAATACGGGGGCATCTGCGTTAAATTTATTGGGCACACCGCGTGTACAACTCAGCGGGTCCTCATCGTTTGCAGTCACCACGCAGCCGGCTGCGGCAGCCGTGGCGGCCAATGGCTCACTGACCTTCCAGATTACATACACCTCTGGCGCCTACACTGCCGAAACAGCCAGTGTCAGCATTTCCAACAACGATTCGGATGAGGGCACTTACACTTTCGCCGTCACCGGAATAGGTACGCCGAGCGTGGCAAGTGATATCATTGCAAATTCCGGATACGTTTACAATTCAAACATTGCGTACAAGGATTACCAGGCTGCGGCCATTACCAATACCTCAAACTCAATCGATTTGTTCAAGTTTGACGTACGCGATGGCGGCGCTTCCGCAGATGCCGATAACCTGCCGACAATCCTGAGTGGTATCACGTTTAGCGTAAGCAATACATCGATGATACGTACGGCGGCACTTTTCAGCGGAAACGCCTTGGTAAACGCCTCCCCGACAATCAATACCGGCGCAGGCACGATAGCGTTCAGCGGATTGTCAGGCACCAATGTTACTGCGGCCGATGGCAGTTCAGCAGGCCTTACGCTGAGAGTAACCTTTACATCGGCAGTAACCGACAATACACAGTTTCAGGTGACGATAGCCAGCGCCAATGTGAGCGCGTCCGGGACCAATACCTCGTCAATGTTCGGGTCGTTTGCAAGCGTGGTGTCCAGCACCACCTCTAACCGGAATAGGATTGTCGTCGTGGCCGACCGCCTGGCTATCGTACAGCAACCGTCTAATACTACGGTGAATGCAGCCATGTCGCCGTCGGTAACGGTAGCGGGTGTGGACGTAAACGGCAATCGCGACCTCGATTACACCGGGACGGTCAGCGTCACCTCTACCGGCACACTCAGCGGAACGCCGGTAAGTGCGGCTGCAGCGTCCGGCCTTGCGACGTTCGCTTCGCTGACCCATACGGTTGCGGGTACCGGTTTAATTTTAACAGCATCCACGACAGGGCTGGCGACGGGCAACAGCGTCGATTCTTCAGCCTTTAACATCACTGCAATTACAAGCGTTGCCGGTGATTACAGGACGAATCCGGCTTTCTCTGGAATCATCTATTTTAACTCGACCACCGCTTCAGGGGGTGTGCGCCCGTGGCAAAAATACAATGGTTCCTCCTGGGTAGACGTAACCGGCAGCAGCGCTACGGAAGGGCCGGAAGCACTGGTAACAAAGCCGGGCACAATTTATATAACCAGCGGCTCGGGGGTTAGCTTTGCCGGAGGAGGCACCTACAATAATATCTATATCGATATGCCAACGGCTACCACTGTGGTAACGGCTGCCAGCAATTCCCCTGGCCTCACCATCGCTTCGGGAAAAACGTTGGAGGTCAAGAAGGGAATTTTTGACTGCAGCGGCGCGTTTGAGATGCTGGGCAGTTCGAGCCTGATAGTACGTGAAAATGCGGAAATGTGGATTTCAGGATCCTCTTTCCTGAGAAGTGCCGCATCGACTTTTGAGGTGGAAAATAACGCCTACGTCGAAGTTTCAGGTACGTGGACAAACCATTCCACGGCAGGGATCTGGAACGGTACGGAAATTTTCCACGAAGATTCGTGGTTCAACATTACAAAATGGACCAACAGTGAAAGGCTTTTTGATGCCAGCACGACTGTTTCCACGACGACTTTTGCGGGTGCTTCCGCGATGTTTGGTTACCTTACCATCGACATTGCTTCAGGCGCACTGGCGGGCAATTGGACTGTTTTCCCTCAAAACGTAAGCGCGTACCTTACCCACCGGGATTTCGAGATTTACAACGAGGAAACCGATAACATCAACCTTTATTCGGGCAATACCTCAACGCTGACTATCGGCGGCGATTTGTATGCAGCCGGCAGCGGAAACATTCAGGGGCAGGTGGGCAACGGTGCACTGACACTTAATGTGAAAGGCAATTTTACGAAAGACGGCACCGGCGACTTCAGGTTTCACGTCTCGAGTACTTCCACAAATGTGATGACCATGAATGTGGACGGAAATTTTACGGTAAACAATGGTTTTTTTGTGATGGATGCAAACAGCACCAGTGGCGCCACAACCAAAATCAACCTGAAAGGCAACCTTAAGAAACTGCTTTCGGGCCGTATGACGAATTCCAACTCCAATAGCGCAAACATCTCTTTCAATTTCTTGGGAAGCGCCGCACAGACCGTGGACGCCGTGGTGAACACCAGCGACATGCTCCGGTATAAATTCTTTATAAAAAGTGGTGCCAACGTTCAGATTATCAACCAGGATTGGAAACTGGCCGACAGCTCGTCGATCACGGTAGAGTCAGGCGCTACCATGGATTTTGGATTTTCCGGAACAACAGCCCTGAATGTCATCGAAACCACATCCAGTGCGACAACCGCTTTTGTGCTGAACTCCGGCGGCACTCTTAAAATCACATCGCCTTCGGGGATCACGGCGTCGGGGAGTGGCAACGTGCAGACCGACACAAGGACTTACACCCAGGCGCTGTCCACGTTCCATTACATCGGGAAGGCAAACCAGGTCACGGGAGACGGCATCACGACTGCTTCCAACAGCAAGTCCATTATTTGTGAACTGAATGCGGACACACTGCAATTGTCGCTCACCAACTCCACTTCAATCACGTCCCCGGGACTTCTAAACCTTAAAAAAGGGCAGGTGATAGAAACCAGTTCGTCTTACATTATCGGCAGCACCGGCGGTTTGACGATGGAGTCGAACACCTACTACCAGGTTGCAGCATTATCATCATCGGGTACTGACTTGATTCCACGCCTTGATGGATTGTCCGGAACATACAACCTTAACGGCGGAACGATCGAGCTTAATGGTGCCGGGTCACAGATACTGAGGGGATCGCGAACCTACAGGAATCTCACGTTTTCAAACACCGGGACCAAGACGATTTCATCTTCCGTCAGCACAATCACCGGAACAGTAACCGTCGCCAACGATGTCGTGCTTGACGTGGCAAGTTTTAATATGGGTGGCAGTGGCACCAACCTGACAATGACCCATACCTCGCAGTATAAAAACAGCGGCTCCGGGAGCAAACCGGACCCATCGGGCACCTACTCGCTGAGTACCACTTCGAAGATTGAATTTTACGGTACGTCGGCAACGTTGATCCGCTTGGGCGCGCCAATCAATTATGCCAATATTGTGGTTAGCGGCAGCAATGTTTCGACTTCTTCGGCCAATACCGGCATCAGGATGCAATCGGGCACTACGTTTACCGTTAAAAACGGCGCTGTTTTCAGCATGAGCAATACCAACGGCTTCAGCGGCGCCACCTCAACAGCAATCGACAATACAAATTCCCCGACAATTACACTGGAAACCGGCTCCACCATCGACTACGCCGGTGCAAACCAAAGCCTTACGCCTTTCTCACCATCGTATTACAACCTGAAGGTTTCAGGTACGGGCACGAAGACGATTCCGGGCACTTCGGAGATATTGGTCGGGAACAATTTAACGGTTACTGCATCGACCTTACAGATTGACGCCAACAAATTATTGACAGTGACCAATGCCATCAATACGATTGACAATGCGATTGATGTAAAAAATAACGGCAACCTGGTGCAAATCAATGATGGGATTTCCGACACAGGAAAAATTTACGCGACGAGGATCAGCAGGGCAATGGTGGAGAATGATTATGTATATTGGGGCACACCAGTCCAGGAAAACGCATTGCCTCAGTTGCCATCCGGCTTTGACACCGCGTATGAATGGAATCTCAACGGTAATTACGACGGTTACTGGGATGGAATGGCAGCAACCACCCCGGGACGCGGCTTCATTACCCGCGTAAGCGCGGCCGGACAGGGAGCGGGGCAGAATTTTGTCTTTAACGGGACGCCAAACAACGGCGTGGTGACCGTGCCCGGCGACAGCTACGACGGGGTGACGCCATCATCGGGTAACTCGATATTGCTGGGTAACCCGTACCCGTCCGCAATCTATGCGTCCTCATTCATTACCGATCCGGCAAACCTGAATAAGATTGGAGGGACGCTCTACTTCTGGACTTCTTCCACCGTTTATACCGGAGGAGAATACAACACCAACGATTATGCAACCTGGAATCTCTCGGGAGCGACGGGTGTGAAGGCTTCCACTGATTTTTCGTCAAATGACAATCTGAAGCCTACAGGAAAAATCGCGTCCGGCCAAGGATTCTTTGCCGTACTGCTGGAAGATTACAATGTTACTTTCAACAACGGCATGCGGGTGCGCACTACTGCCGACAATACGCAATTTTTCAGGAACAGCAATGAATCGCAAACCGTTGCTGATGAAGGGAAATTATGGCTGAACCTAAGCAATGACAACCATGCGTTCCGCCAGATGCTCGTAGCCTACGTCAACGGTGCTACCAATGGTTATGACAACCTGTTTGACGGCAACAGCATTACGTCGAATGAAGTCAATTTTTATTCATTGGCCGATCAAAAAACGCTCGTGATCCAGGGAAGGGCAGTGCCGTTCACCGACAGCGATCTGGTACCGCTGGGCTTGCGCGTCACCAATCCGGGCAATTACACCATAACACTCGACAGCACCGAGGGATTTTTTGCAAATGCACAGGACATCTATGTTGAAGACCTGCAGCTCGGCATCATTCATGACCTGAATGCCGCGCCGTATCAGTTCACCACCGATGCCGGTACCTTCGACAGCCGTTTTGTATTGCGGTACACCAACGGCACGTTGAATACCGATACCTTTGAATCCGAAAATGTAGCTGTGGCCGTGAATAAGAATTTGCTTTCAATAAAATCTGTAAGAGAAAATATATCGGCGGTAGCTGTATTTGATATTGCGGGAAGAAAAGTGTTTGAGAAGGGCGACCTTCAAACCCATGAATTTTCAGCACGCGATATTGTACTGAACCATCAGGCGCTGATCGTTAAGATTACGCTTGATAATGGAACTACGGTGACGAAAAAAATTGTGTACTGAAATAAAATCTGAATCTGAAAAGAGCCCGTCATAACTGATGGGCTTTTTTATTTCTTGAGGTTTTTGTTAGTCCGGATGATGGCCTGCTCATTTTTATAGTCAATCCATTGTTGACCTTTCCATTTGCGCATGAACACATCGTAATGGCGCATGATGAGAATGTTGTACACTGCCTTGGACAGATTGGCCGCATTCCGCGGGAAAGCCCTCAGGCTCATCGAAAATCCCGGCGTGAGGTACTTCATATAGTGCCAGTACCCTTCCGGCATGTAGAGCATTTCACCGTGACTGAGATCGCATACGAGTCCGCGGGCGTTTTTCAGAGCGGGCCATTTCTCATAATCTGGGTTATCGAAATCGATGTCTTCACGTGCAATCAACGCGTGCGGTACCTTGTACATGAACCGGGTTTCGCTTTGCGGAAATATCACACAGCGTTTTTTTCCATGGAAATGAAAATGCAGTATGTTTGAATAATCGATGTCGTAATGCATGAAGACTTTTGAGTTTTCGCCCCCAAAGAACAACATCGGCAATTGCCTGATCAGCCTGAGACCCATATCGGGCCATTTGAAATCGAGTTTCAATACGGGCACTTCTTTCATCAGGTTGTAAAGGAAAATACGGTAATTTGTAGGGCCGGAAAGCAGCATGTCGACGTAATCGGACATTTTCATTTTCTTATGCGCCTCGTTGAAACCTTCTTTGTGCGAGACCGGGCGGTCGTCATACAATGGCACAATCTTATCCCCTGCCACAGCCTTCATATAAGCGAGATCCCATTTGGTAAACGCCGGCCAATCCTCGATGAGCTGCTCCACGACGACGGGTTTCTGTTTTTTTACATAGTTGTCGTAAAAGTCTTTTTTGGTGATGGTCTTTACGCGCTCAATTTGGGTTAAGTTCAGACTCATATGAGAAGATTGAAAACGAAATAAATTAAAAATGCCTTTGATGGTGTCAAAGGCAAAGTTAAAAAACCAATATTTTAATTATATAAATTTAACAAAACCGAAACATATCAGACTTTCGACTTTTGCGAAGCTTCGATATTTCTTTCGATTGTGTGTCCTGGCCTCGTCCATTTTGGCTTTTCGCCAAGCGCCGAAAATTTCGACTGTTCGGCTTCCACGGTTTCAGGTTGGGCGGCTTTTACGAAAGGTTTTTGCGGAATCAGCCCCAGCATGTCAAACATTTTCATGTCATCGTTCACATCCGGATTTGGTGTTGTAAGCAATTTATCACCCGCGAAGATTGAATTGGCTCCGGCAAAAAAGCACATCGCCTGACCTTCCCGGCTCATACTCATCCTTCCGGCGGAAAGCCTGACCTGCGTTTGCGGCATGACAATCCTGGTGGTGGCGACCATTCGGATCATTTCCCAGATTTCTACCGGCTTTTCATCCTCCATCGGCGTGCCTTCCACAGCAACAAGCGCGTTGATGGGCACCGATTCCGGCTGCGGATTCAACGTAGCCAACGCGACAAGCATGCCTGCACGGTCCTCAATGCTTTCGCCCATTCCGATAATCCCGCCACTGCATACGGTAACGTTCGTTTTACGCACGTTCTCTATGGTTTGCAGGCGGTCTTCAAATCCGCGTGTCGAGATCACTTCCTTATAATATTCCTCTGACGTATCAAGATTGTGGTTGTAAGCGTACAAGCCGGCTTCCGCAAGCCGTTGCGCCTGATTTTCGGTAAGCATCCCCAATGTGCAGCATACTTCCATATCGAGTTTGTTGATTGTCCGGACCATTTCCAAAACCTGATCAAACTCCGGGCCGTCTTTTACATTCCTCCATGCGGCTCCCATACAAACACGCGACGAACCACTCGCCTTGGCGCGCAATGCCTGGGCTTTAACATGGCTTACGGTCATTAAATCGTTTCCTTCGATATCCGTGTGATACCGTGCTGCCTGTGGGCAATAGCCGCAGTCTTCGGGGCATCCACCGGTCTTGATTGAGAGCAGTGTGGATACCTGCACAACGTTTGGGTCATGAAATTGGCGGTGGACGGTGGCCGCTTCAAAAAGCAGGTCCATCATGGGTTTATTATAGATTGCGATGATTTCGTCTTTTGTCCAGTCGTTTCTTGAAACACTCATACACTTGTTTTAATGTTGGTTCAAAAATAACGAATTCGCCCCGAACGGAAAAACATCGGGCAGCAAAGTTTAAATGTGCCGGCAAACCATAAAAAAAGACCGCAAAATACGGTCTTCAGTATGTTTAATGACGCACTTTTTTAATCTACACGGTTGATCTTCTCAACCTTATTCTTCCAGAACTGCATCAGGCAGAAAGAAACAATCATCGAAGCCGCTACTGATTCGAAAAGCAATCCGATGCAATAGGTGTAGATTGAGGCTTCGCCGCCCCCGAACAAAAATTCATCGGAAAGGCTTTCGAGGTAGGCTTCGCCGCCTTTGTAATAAATCAGCGAAAGCAATCCCGCGATACTCAGCACAGCTCCGATCATGGAGGTGATGATCGCCGAAATCAGGTTGGTGTTGTACCCGCGTATGCCTTCGTTGTAATTTTGGCTCAGCGTCCTGTTGACACCATATACTACTATAAATACGTTCAGCACACGCAGGTAAAAATGACCCGAAAGCCCAAGGGCGTCCATGATCAGAAAGTAAATTCCTATTCCTAGGAAAATAATAAATCCATTGATAAATTCTCTAGATAGTTTCATGATAATCCGGTTTTTGGTTATTGGAAAGATTTTGCATCTTAAATTCAACCTAAAATTACGAATTAATCCGGGCAAAGCTTTTCAATGGTCTTACAAAATTCCCATTTTGGCAAACTTTTAATAATAGTGTCGATATTGCTGGAATCTTTACCTAACTTCCTGACGATCTGGAAGCTATATAACGCAATGAAAATTCCCGATCCTCATCGAGCTTTTGCCGGAGCAGTTCAAGGCTTTCAAAATGCGCCTCGTCCCGTATTTTACAACATATGGAGACGGTAATGTCAGCGCCGTACAAGTCATCCTGAAAATCGAAATAATGGACCTCAATGGTTTGCGTCGTTCCACCCACGGTAGGATTGGTGCCAATACTCATCATGCCGTAAACCATACGCCCGTTAACGATACTGCGCACTACATAAATTCCTATTGCCGGTATGAGTTTATAGGTTTCACTGATGTGGAAGTTGGCCGTAGGATACCCTATGGTACGACCCAGCTGCCGGCCTCTAACGACTGTCCCGCTGAAAAAGTATTCGTATCCGAGGTATTGGTTTGCCAAGGCAATGTCGCCTGAAAGCAATGCGTTCCTGATTTTGGTGGAGCTGATGGCAATCTCATCAATTTCGATCGGTGAAATCTGCTCTACCTCGAATCCGTAGGCTTCCCCGAATTGGATCAGGTCATTGATGTCCGCCGTACGGTTTCTGCCAAAACGGTGATCATACCCGATGATGATCTTTCGGATGTTGAATTTCCCGACGAGGATGTCCTTCACGAACGCTTCGGCAGTGAGTCTTGAAAAATTTTTATCGAATGGATGGATGACGAGATTGTCCAGGGTGGTTTCGGCGAGCAGTCCGCACTTCTCACCAATCGTATTTAACAGCCGGATGTCATTGTCATCCTGGAGCACCATCCGCGGATGCGGGAAAAAAGTGAGTATGAGCGTCTCAAGGCCGCCATGGGCGCTTTGCAGCAGCCGTTCGATGATTTTCCTATGGCCGAGGTGCACCCCGTCAAAAGTCCCGAGCGTCATTACAGTGCCGTTTCCGGGTGTAAAATCATCGATGGAATTAAAGATTTTCAAGCTGGTCGATTTAACTGCAAATTTAGAGCATCTGCCCAAATTACAGTCATTTATCAAATTAAAATTTCCATTGCCAATCAAATGCGCGATTTCTTAAAAACCTTGGATTTTAAACTGCCGTTTGGCAAATTTTATTAAATTTGACTGACAATTAAACTTTTACGCGATGAAAAGAACATTACTCCTACTCCTGTTTTTCAATTTATTCTTTGGCGCTTATGGCCAGGGCGGCCGTTTGTGGACAAAAATCGAGTCCGACAAAACGCCCGTATCTGAAAAACTGGTTAAAAGATCGGTTCCCTCCAAATTTCAGGTATTTACGCTTGATATGGCGGAGCTGAAATCAAGATTGGCAGGTGCACCTGACCGAAAAGACAATAAAATAAAAGACGGCGTATTGCTTCAATTCCCGAATGAAACCGGCGTATTGGAAAACTACAGGGTTTTCGAATCGGCTGTAATGGATCCCGCATTGGCAGCAAAATATCCCGATATTAAGTCGTATGTCGGCATCGGCGCCGATGATGCTGCAGCCACGATTTGCTTTACCACGACGCTGTTCGGACTGCATTCCATGACATTATCAGGGAACCACAACAATGTGTTCATAGAACCTTACACCAATGACCTTAACAAGTATATGGTGTATGACAGGGGCAGCATCCTGACTCCGCCTGCGTTTGAGTGTTTTATGGATGAAAAATCGGACGATCAGCACCGCGATGCCAATAGCACGCAGTCAAGCACGCAAATTTTCCGCACGTACAGGCTGGCTCTTTCCTGCACGACAGAATACGCTGATTTCCATGTTAACGCCGCAGGCGTTTCGAGCGGAACCCTGGCTCAGAAAAAGGCTGCCGTATTGGCTGCGATGGTGGTCACAATGGCGCGGGTAAACGGCGTTTTCGAAAGGGATTTGGCCATACACATGAACCTGATTTCAAACAATGACGTACTGATCAACATTACGTCCGACAATTTCAGCAACACCAACGGCGGCTCGTTGCTCGGCCAGAATCAAAGTTTCGTAGACGCCAACGTAGGCAATTCCAATTACGATATTGGGCACGTATTCTCAACAGGAGGCGGAGGCATTGCGAGACGGGCCAGTGTATGCAACAGTGCTGAGAAAGCCAAAGGTGTGACAGGTTCAGGGGCTCCGGTTGGCGACGCCTTCGATATCGATTATGTTGCCCACGAAATGGGACACCAGTTCGGCGGCAACCATACCTTTAATGCCGACTTTACCGGAAGCGGATCTTGTGAAACGAATAAAAACCTGCCAACCGCAGTCGAGCCCGGAAGCGGAACCACCATCATGGCGTATGCAGGAATTTGCAATAACGTGAACAATGTGCAGAACAATTCTGACGCCCATTTCAGTTTCATGAGCATCCAGGAAATCGACAGCTATGTGGCATCCGGCGGAAATTGTTCGGCTAACGTCGCCATGACCAATTCACCTCCGGTCATTAAGCCGATTCCGAACTATACAATTCCGAAAAGCACGCCATTCATTTTAAAAGGAAACGCTACTGATGCCCAGGGCAACACGCTTACCTATTGCTGGGAAGAGAATGACCGTTGGAATGAAAATACAGCCGCGAAGTCAGCTCCACCGGTGGCTGCAAATGCCGGCGGCCCTAATTTCCGGTCAAGGCCACCTTCCGCTTCGCCGGAAAGATATATGCCATTGCTCTCCAGCGTGTTGGCGAACAACATCACACCAAATTTCGAAGTAGTGCCTTCTGTGGCCAGGACTATGAATTTTGTACTCACCGTACGCGATAACAATCTACTGGATGGAGGGCAAACGCAAAGAGAGGATATCACGGTAACCACAGCCAACGTTGGCCCGTTTGTGGTAACTGCCCCGAACACAACAGTGTCTTTCGTCG
The nucleotide sequence above comes from Flavobacterium magnum. Encoded proteins:
- a CDS encoding choice-of-anchor D domain-containing protein, encoding MKIKVLLLLSLCFLCLGKLSAQSVVINKYFNSGGTTDIVELLVIADNTDMRGLWLKDFSGSNANDAGGSFQFTTNTLWSSLRAGTLIVLRQGSTAASDVSVACNDFSLDIGLSNTTYFTAGGGSFDISTNDMVMIKSGTAAGTANNIHTLRAGAAGTQWTNISTGTKIGTTSTASSYAIVDNASSVIGDFNLGTSGVTVGTGYTLGSGNNTNNTNFITFLRGPVASAASSITGSGFSANWSAVTGASSYRLDVSLASDFSSFVSGYSDLNVGNVTSYSVTGLSSTTTYYYRVRAVNAIPTTSGNSCVITATTGSGFAVDGTISANEYGNHTDGNNRQTSGSSVTYMKWDATNLYVGVTGASLSEGFVMYLDKDPQTLVNGGTNANGTNIGQGYDNTNFAELQFRADLVLYVKNGYREYRTANGSNGWSAATSGFGNYADTGTVREFSIPWSVIGGMPSAFNFFSYVTSSGGFVYAQLPSENAGGNIGTAARYSRYYTVSSTTIGSGTPPFSRNSYVFNSASDVTAFGPITAYDFTMNTNGKYLSRTGSTAGNWVIGGNLSVGDGTIYLGSGGGPYGTTAVAGNLNVSGGSLNMDQTTGSVSVTGDLNVSGGSYDMAQTSGGVSITGNLNISGGNYTMNQATAATTVSGNVTVSSGTLALSTVSGGDVNVAGDWTIGASATQTNNGRAVTFNGSAGNQSITKTGGGIVYFDYLIINKSTGNAVVNATTDITINSSSGNVLQLLNTGSLDLNGRSLTLNNAGGGIYVSGGARSITSAATAQVNINANKSVYYNNSGTDTLTFGNLLTVHVTNAAMDFGSGNTYINGTLQLNAGGGVNSPPVYGAGSTLRYWYNGSNSVYGRYNEWNANGAGTIGTTKGYPNNVQISNTTILDLGANGGAATARALAGNLTIDDGAEMRMSGSSAMSQPLTIGGDLILGQGGSATMNLSGTSGGDLKVGGNISFTGTYNFNANNRAVYFTKNGTQTITAPVARPSTFNYIFFQPATGSTTLQLVGADMTLAPTSTGSLLNFNSAADVFDLNGRTLTLGNAGINNGISGLGTFKGSASSNLTLLGMGSVGTLRFTSGSQTLGTLTMSRQNGVVGAVLGSDLAVNTALVLTNGLIDLASFNLTLASAATVTGGSSNSFAIADGGGEFRKSYAATGSFTYPVGDNTVIAEYSPATLNFTAGSFTSAYAGVKVVDAKHPNNSAPTNYISRYWAVSASGITSPTYNFSGQYIGSGSDINGTETSCDSGRWDGSAWILGSTLASNTVSVTGLTTLPATNHFTGGNPLSPPEIDVLGNSVSIANGDSTPSAADHTDFGSVTYGGTVVRTYTIKNTGASALNLLGTPRVQLSGSSSFAVTTQPAAAAVAANGSLTFQITYTSGAYTAETASVSISNNDSDEGTYTFAVTGIGTPSVASDIIANSGYVYNSNIAYKDYQAAAITNTSNSIDLFKFDVRDGGASADADNLPTILSGITFSVSNTSMIRTAALFSGNALVNASPTINTGAGTIAFSGLSGTNVTAADGSSAGLTLRVTFTSAVTDNTQFQVTIASANVSASGTNTSSMFGSFASVVSSTTSNRNRIVVVADRLAIVQQPSNTTVNAAMSPSVTVAGVDVNGNRDLDYTGTVSVTSTGTLSGTPVSAAAASGLATFASLTHTVAGTGLILTASTTGLATGNSVDSSAFNITAITSVAGDYRTNPAFSGIIYFNSTTASGGVRPWQKYNGSSWVDVTGSSATEGPEALVTKPGTIYITSGSGVSFAGGGTYNNIYIDMPTATTVVTAASNSPGLTIASGKTLEVKKGIFDCSGAFEMLGSSSLIVRENAEMWISGSSFLRSAASTFEVENNAYVEVSGTWTNHSTAGIWNGTEIFHEDSWFNITKWTNSERLFDASTTVSTTTFAGASAMFGYLTIDIASGALAGNWTVFPQNVSAYLTHRDFEIYNEETDNINLYSGNTSTLTIGGDLYAAGSGNIQGQVGNGALTLNVKGNFTKDGTGDFRFHVSSTSTNVMTMNVDGNFTVNNGFFVMDANSTSGATTKINLKGNLKKLLSGRMTNSNSNSANISFNFLGSAAQTVDAVVNTSDMLRYKFFIKSGANVQIINQDWKLADSSSITVESGATMDFGFSGTTALNVIETTSSATTAFVLNSGGTLKITSPSGITASGSGNVQTDTRTYTQALSTFHYIGKANQVTGDGITTASNSKSIICELNADTLQLSLTNSTSITSPGLLNLKKGQVIETSSSYIIGSTGGLTMESNTYYQVAALSSSGTDLIPRLDGLSGTYNLNGGTIELNGAGSQILRGSRTYRNLTFSNTGTKTISSSVSTITGTVTVANDVVLDVASFNMGGSGTNLTMTHTSQYKNSGSGSKPDPSGTYSLSTTSKIEFYGTSATLIRLGAPINYANIVVSGSNVSTSSANTGIRMQSGTTFTVKNGAVFSMSNTNGFSGATSTAIDNTNSPTITLETGSTIDYAGANQSLTPFSPSYYNLKVSGTGTKTIPGTSEILVGNNLTVTASTLQIDANKLLTVTNAINTIDNAIDVKNNGNLVQINDGISDTGKIYATRISRAMVENDYVYWGTPVQENALPQLPSGFDTAYEWNLNGNYDGYWDGMAATTPGRGFITRVSAAGQGAGQNFVFNGTPNNGVVTVPGDSYDGVTPSSGNSILLGNPYPSAIYASSFITDPANLNKIGGTLYFWTSSTVYTGGEYNTNDYATWNLSGATGVKASTDFSSNDNLKPTGKIASGQGFFAVLLEDYNVTFNNGMRVRTTADNTQFFRNSNESQTVADEGKLWLNLSNDNHAFRQMLVAYVNGATNGYDNLFDGNSITSNEVNFYSLADQKTLVIQGRAVPFTDSDLVPLGLRVTNPGNYTITLDSTEGFFANAQDIYVEDLQLGIIHDLNAAPYQFTTDAGTFDSRFVLRYTNGTLNTDTFESENVAVAVNKNLLSIKSVRENISAVAVFDIAGRKVFEKGDLQTHEFSARDIVLNHQALIVKITLDNGTTVTKKIVY